A genomic stretch from Theropithecus gelada isolate Dixy chromosome 2, Tgel_1.0, whole genome shotgun sequence includes:
- the CSRNP1 gene encoding cysteine/serine-rich nuclear protein 1 isoform X1 codes for MSETRLRLSVPRPQSTSGTTMTGLLKRKFDQLDEDNSLVSSSSSSSSSGCQSRSCSPSSSSSVSRAWDSEEEGPWDQMPLPDRDFCGPRSFTPLSILKRARRERPGRVAFDGITVFYFPRCQGFTSVPSRGGCTLGMAPRHSACRRFSLAEFAQEQARARHEKLRQRLKEEKLEMLQWKLSAAGVPKAEAGLPPAVDAIDDASVEEDLAVAVAGGRLEEVSFLQPYPARRRRALLRASGVRRIDREEKRELQALRQSREDCGCHCDRICDPETCSCSLAGIKCQMDHTAFPCGCCREGCENPMGRVEFNQARVQTHFIHTLTRLQLEQEAESFRELEAPAQGSPPSPGEQALVPAFPLAKPPMNNELGDNSCSSDMTDSSTASSSASGTSEAPDGPTHPGLPGPGFQPGVDDDSLARILSFSDSDLGGEEEEEEEGSVGNLDNLSCFHPADIFGTSDPGGLASWTHSYSGCSFTSGILDENANLDASCFLNGGLEGSREGSLPGNLVPPSMDAGQSSSVDLSLSSCDSFELLQALPDYSLGPHYTSQKVSDSLDHIEAPHFPLPGLSPPGDASSCFLESLMGFSEPVAEALDPFIDSQFEDTVPASLMEPVLV; via the exons ATGAGTGAGACCAGGCTGAG GCTGTCTGTCCCCAGACCCCAGAGCACCTCCGGCACCACCATGACTGGGCTGTTGAAGAGGAAATTTGACCAGCTGGATGAGGACAACTCCTtggtctcctcctcctcctcttcctcttcttctgggTGCCAATCTCGCTCCTGCTCCCCAAGCTCAAGCTCTTCTGTCTCCCGTGCCTGGGACTCAGAGGAGGAAGGCCCCTGGGATCAGATGCCCCTGCCTGACCGTGACTTCTGTGGCCCCAGAAGTTTCACCC CCCTGTCTATCCTGAAGCGGGCTCGCCGGGAGCGCCCAGGCCGTGTAGCCTTTGATGGGATCACCGTCTTCTACTTTCCCCGTTGCCAGGGCTTCACCAGTGTGCCCAGCCGTGGTGGCTGTACTCTGGGTATGGCCCCTCGCCACAGTGCCTGCCGCCGCTTCTCTTTGGCTGAGTTTGCACAGGAGCAAGCCCGTGCACGGCACGAGAAGCTCCGCCAGCGCTTGAAAGAGGAGAAGTTGGAGATGCTGCAGTGGAAG CTTTCGGCAGCCGGGGTACCCAAGGCAGAGGCAGGGCTACCACCTGCGGTGGATGCCATTGATGACGCCTCTGTGGAGGAGGACTTGGCAGTTGCTGTGGCAGGTGGCCGGTTGGAAGAAGTGAGCTTCCTACAGCCCTACCCAGCCCGGCGACGTCGAGCTCTGCTGAGGGCTTCGGGCGTGCGAAGGATCGATCGGGAGGAGAAGCGGGAGCTGCAGGCACTGCGCCAATCCCGGGAGGATTGTGGCTGTCACTGCGATAGGATCTGCGACCCTGAGACCTGCAGCTGCAGCCTAGCAGGCATCAagtgtcag ATGGACCACACAGCATTCCCCTGTGGCTGCTGCAGGGAGGGCTGTGAGAACCCCATGGGCCGTGTGGAATTTAATCAGGCGAGAGTTCAGACCCATTTCATCCACACACTCACCCGCCTGCAGTTGGAACAGGAGGCTGAGAGCTTTAGGGAGCTAGAGGCCCCTGCCCAGGGCAGCCCACCCAGCCCTGGTGAGCAGGCCCTGGTCCCTGCTTTCCCACTGGCCAAGCCCCCCATGAACAATGAGCTGGGAGACAACAGCTGCAGCAGCGACATGACTGATTCTTCCACGGCATCTTCCTCAGCATCAGGCACTAGTGAGGCTCCTGACGGCCCTACCCACCCAGGCCTGCCTGGCCCTGGCTTCCAGCCTGGCGTTGATGACGACAGCCTGGCACGGATCCTGAGTTTCAGTGACTCTGACCTcggcggggaggaggaggaagaggaggaagggagtgtGGGGAACCTGGACAACCTCAGCTGCTTCCATCCAGCTGACATCTTTGGTACTAGTGACCCTGGTGGCCTGGCCAGCTGGACCCATAGCTATTCTGGCTGTAGCTTCACATCGGGCATCCTGGATGAAAATGCCAACCTCGATGCCAGCTGCTTCCTAAATGGTGGCCTTGAAGGGTCAAGAGAAGGCAGCCTTCCTGGCAACTTAGTGCCACCCAGCATGGACGCTGGCCAGAGTAGCTCAGTGGATCTCAGCTTGTCTTCTTGTGACTCCTTTGAGTTACTCCAGGCTCTGCCAGATTATAGTCTGGGGCCTCACTACACATCACAGAAGGTGTCTGACAGCCTGGACCACATCGAGGCACCTCACTTCcccctgcctggcctctctccacCTGGGGATGCCAGCAGTTGCTTCCTGGAGTCCCTCATGGGCTTCTCCGAGCCAGTTGCCGAAGCCCTAGATCCCTTTATCGACAGCCAGTTTGAGGACACTGTCCCAGCATCTCTAATGGAGCCTGTGCTGGTGTGA
- the CSRNP1 gene encoding cysteine/serine-rich nuclear protein 1 isoform X2: MTGLLKRKFDQLDEDNSLVSSSSSSSSSGCQSRSCSPSSSSSVSRAWDSEEEGPWDQMPLPDRDFCGPRSFTPLSILKRARRERPGRVAFDGITVFYFPRCQGFTSVPSRGGCTLGMAPRHSACRRFSLAEFAQEQARARHEKLRQRLKEEKLEMLQWKLSAAGVPKAEAGLPPAVDAIDDASVEEDLAVAVAGGRLEEVSFLQPYPARRRRALLRASGVRRIDREEKRELQALRQSREDCGCHCDRICDPETCSCSLAGIKCQMDHTAFPCGCCREGCENPMGRVEFNQARVQTHFIHTLTRLQLEQEAESFRELEAPAQGSPPSPGEQALVPAFPLAKPPMNNELGDNSCSSDMTDSSTASSSASGTSEAPDGPTHPGLPGPGFQPGVDDDSLARILSFSDSDLGGEEEEEEEGSVGNLDNLSCFHPADIFGTSDPGGLASWTHSYSGCSFTSGILDENANLDASCFLNGGLEGSREGSLPGNLVPPSMDAGQSSSVDLSLSSCDSFELLQALPDYSLGPHYTSQKVSDSLDHIEAPHFPLPGLSPPGDASSCFLESLMGFSEPVAEALDPFIDSQFEDTVPASLMEPVLV; this comes from the exons ATGACTGGGCTGTTGAAGAGGAAATTTGACCAGCTGGATGAGGACAACTCCTtggtctcctcctcctcctcttcctcttcttctgggTGCCAATCTCGCTCCTGCTCCCCAAGCTCAAGCTCTTCTGTCTCCCGTGCCTGGGACTCAGAGGAGGAAGGCCCCTGGGATCAGATGCCCCTGCCTGACCGTGACTTCTGTGGCCCCAGAAGTTTCACCC CCCTGTCTATCCTGAAGCGGGCTCGCCGGGAGCGCCCAGGCCGTGTAGCCTTTGATGGGATCACCGTCTTCTACTTTCCCCGTTGCCAGGGCTTCACCAGTGTGCCCAGCCGTGGTGGCTGTACTCTGGGTATGGCCCCTCGCCACAGTGCCTGCCGCCGCTTCTCTTTGGCTGAGTTTGCACAGGAGCAAGCCCGTGCACGGCACGAGAAGCTCCGCCAGCGCTTGAAAGAGGAGAAGTTGGAGATGCTGCAGTGGAAG CTTTCGGCAGCCGGGGTACCCAAGGCAGAGGCAGGGCTACCACCTGCGGTGGATGCCATTGATGACGCCTCTGTGGAGGAGGACTTGGCAGTTGCTGTGGCAGGTGGCCGGTTGGAAGAAGTGAGCTTCCTACAGCCCTACCCAGCCCGGCGACGTCGAGCTCTGCTGAGGGCTTCGGGCGTGCGAAGGATCGATCGGGAGGAGAAGCGGGAGCTGCAGGCACTGCGCCAATCCCGGGAGGATTGTGGCTGTCACTGCGATAGGATCTGCGACCCTGAGACCTGCAGCTGCAGCCTAGCAGGCATCAagtgtcag ATGGACCACACAGCATTCCCCTGTGGCTGCTGCAGGGAGGGCTGTGAGAACCCCATGGGCCGTGTGGAATTTAATCAGGCGAGAGTTCAGACCCATTTCATCCACACACTCACCCGCCTGCAGTTGGAACAGGAGGCTGAGAGCTTTAGGGAGCTAGAGGCCCCTGCCCAGGGCAGCCCACCCAGCCCTGGTGAGCAGGCCCTGGTCCCTGCTTTCCCACTGGCCAAGCCCCCCATGAACAATGAGCTGGGAGACAACAGCTGCAGCAGCGACATGACTGATTCTTCCACGGCATCTTCCTCAGCATCAGGCACTAGTGAGGCTCCTGACGGCCCTACCCACCCAGGCCTGCCTGGCCCTGGCTTCCAGCCTGGCGTTGATGACGACAGCCTGGCACGGATCCTGAGTTTCAGTGACTCTGACCTcggcggggaggaggaggaagaggaggaagggagtgtGGGGAACCTGGACAACCTCAGCTGCTTCCATCCAGCTGACATCTTTGGTACTAGTGACCCTGGTGGCCTGGCCAGCTGGACCCATAGCTATTCTGGCTGTAGCTTCACATCGGGCATCCTGGATGAAAATGCCAACCTCGATGCCAGCTGCTTCCTAAATGGTGGCCTTGAAGGGTCAAGAGAAGGCAGCCTTCCTGGCAACTTAGTGCCACCCAGCATGGACGCTGGCCAGAGTAGCTCAGTGGATCTCAGCTTGTCTTCTTGTGACTCCTTTGAGTTACTCCAGGCTCTGCCAGATTATAGTCTGGGGCCTCACTACACATCACAGAAGGTGTCTGACAGCCTGGACCACATCGAGGCACCTCACTTCcccctgcctggcctctctccacCTGGGGATGCCAGCAGTTGCTTCCTGGAGTCCCTCATGGGCTTCTCCGAGCCAGTTGCCGAAGCCCTAGATCCCTTTATCGACAGCCAGTTTGAGGACACTGTCCCAGCATCTCTAATGGAGCCTGTGCTGGTGTGA